In a single window of the Rhodopirellula bahusiensis genome:
- a CDS encoding sulfatase-like hydrolase/transferase, whose translation MNRSILSLSFAFFASVLFAAERPNVVLILVDDMGYGDPGCFNPDSKIETPNIDSLARDGMRFTNAHAPGPLCHMSRYGLMTGRYPFRTNVSVWPREPLIEPDQATLASLAKSQGYRSTMIGKWHLGFEERANETYDRPLLGGPVDRGFDHFFGIRASTDIPPYFYINDRKAVHPPTDRIEANASEGWSPIQGAFWRAGGIAPDLELSDVLPHFTDLAIDTIEAHPNADDATPLMLYLAYPAPHTPWLPSPEFAGKSQVDSYGDFVMMVDHEIGRVLGALKQQDMERDTIVVFTSDNGPVWYENDTERFQHDSAGGFRGMKADAWEAGHRMPFIVRWPGRANASSSTDHLVCFTDLMATFADIWETELPQNAGPDSHSFLPALLQQPFQPDSKRTEFVMRAGSKSTMTIREGDWKLITELGSGGFSKPSRIPPKPGGPTGQLYNLKNDPAEANNLYQDHPDIVQRLQKRMKQIVDDGRSR comes from the coding sequence CCCGGGATGTTTCAATCCCGACTCCAAGATCGAAACGCCGAACATCGATTCGCTTGCTCGCGATGGGATGCGATTCACCAACGCCCACGCACCCGGACCTCTGTGTCACATGTCGCGGTATGGGCTGATGACGGGACGCTATCCGTTTCGGACCAACGTCAGCGTTTGGCCACGTGAACCTTTGATCGAGCCCGATCAAGCCACGCTGGCTTCGCTTGCCAAATCGCAGGGTTATCGTTCCACGATGATTGGAAAGTGGCACTTGGGATTTGAAGAGCGTGCCAACGAAACCTACGACCGTCCGTTGTTGGGTGGCCCCGTGGACCGCGGCTTTGACCACTTCTTTGGCATCCGAGCCTCCACCGACATTCCGCCTTACTTCTACATCAACGATCGGAAAGCGGTCCATCCGCCAACGGATCGCATCGAAGCCAACGCGAGTGAAGGATGGTCGCCGATTCAAGGTGCGTTCTGGCGAGCCGGCGGCATTGCTCCGGATCTGGAACTGTCCGATGTTTTGCCACACTTCACGGACTTGGCAATCGACACGATCGAAGCTCATCCAAACGCTGACGATGCGACGCCATTGATGCTGTATCTCGCTTATCCCGCTCCCCACACACCTTGGTTGCCCAGTCCTGAATTTGCTGGCAAGAGCCAAGTCGACTCGTACGGTGATTTTGTGATGATGGTCGATCACGAAATTGGACGCGTGCTGGGTGCTCTGAAACAGCAGGACATGGAACGAGACACAATCGTCGTCTTCACCTCAGACAATGGTCCGGTCTGGTACGAGAACGACACAGAGCGATTCCAGCATGACTCGGCCGGCGGTTTTCGAGGGATGAAAGCCGACGCCTGGGAGGCTGGGCACCGGATGCCGTTCATCGTTCGCTGGCCAGGTCGCGCCAACGCATCCAGCAGCACGGATCATCTGGTTTGCTTCACGGATTTGATGGCCACGTTTGCCGACATTTGGGAAACGGAGCTTCCCCAAAACGCTGGACCGGACAGCCACAGTTTTTTGCCGGCGTTGCTTCAACAGCCATTCCAGCCAGACTCAAAGAGAACCGAATTCGTGATGCGGGCCGGAAGCAAATCCACGATGACGATCCGAGAAGGCGATTGGAAATTGATCACCGAACTGGGTTCTGGCGGTTTTTCCAAACCATCACGCATCCCGCCGAAACCCGGTGGCCCGACCGGACAACTTTACAACTTGAAGAACGATCCCGCCGAAGCCAACAACCTCTACCAAGACCATCCTGACATCGTTCAACGGCTTCAGAAACGCATGAAACAAATCGTCGACGATGGCCGCAGTCGCTGA
- a CDS encoding arylsulfatase gives MKTFSLFASASILLLACSVLSSPSVSAAETNEAGRPNVIVIMSDDQGVGDYGFMGNPLIRTPSLDQMRTQSGYLSRFYVSNVCAPTRASLMTGRYNYRTRCIDTYVGRAMMDPDEVTLAERLSEAGYQTGIFGKWHLGDNYPMRPMDQGFDESLIHRGGGIGQPSDPIGAEGKYTDPTLFHNGDEVAMEGYCTDIFFDAAIDFARKQTESGKPFFSYIATNAPHGPFDDVPNELYEEYKQVDFSPILVNDLPAKRRSAEFDKLARISAMITNIDENVGKLFASLDKLGIRENTIVLYLNDNGPNSRRFVGNMRGNKTQVDDGGIRSPLLFHWPAKIDASDTTDVMLAHIDLMPTLLDACGVAVPESPALDGKSFLPLLTGEMDDSQWETRSIAFQTHRGNVPQKFHHFAMHEHPWKLVHPSGFGKERFEGEPKLELYNLEEDPKQQNDLADKHPEIVQRLKEAYSKWFDDVSSTRPDNYAPPRIVIGTEHEPQTVLTRQDWRHSSGRPWAKNSTGFWLLDAPEEKRYEIELILTDKDHRGGTATLHLNDETHTFDVAPGERRGHFLEATIPAGPHTLSVTLSDSISAGVHQVFLTTRD, from the coding sequence ATGAAAACCTTCTCTCTCTTTGCCTCCGCAAGCATTCTGTTGTTGGCTTGCTCGGTCCTGTCTTCTCCGTCGGTTTCAGCGGCTGAAACCAACGAGGCGGGTCGTCCCAACGTGATCGTGATCATGAGCGACGATCAAGGCGTCGGCGACTACGGCTTCATGGGCAATCCGCTCATCCGCACGCCTTCGCTGGATCAAATGCGAACGCAGAGCGGATACCTGAGCCGGTTCTATGTCAGCAACGTGTGTGCCCCGACTCGAGCCAGCCTGATGACGGGGCGATACAACTACCGAACGCGTTGCATCGACACGTATGTTGGTCGAGCGATGATGGATCCGGACGAAGTCACGCTGGCAGAACGGCTTAGCGAAGCGGGCTACCAAACCGGCATCTTTGGCAAATGGCATCTGGGCGACAACTACCCCATGCGTCCCATGGACCAAGGTTTCGACGAGAGCTTGATTCACCGTGGCGGCGGTATCGGGCAGCCTTCGGATCCGATTGGAGCCGAAGGCAAGTACACCGACCCGACACTTTTTCACAACGGTGACGAAGTGGCCATGGAAGGTTACTGCACCGACATCTTCTTTGACGCGGCAATTGATTTCGCTCGCAAGCAAACCGAATCGGGAAAACCGTTCTTCAGCTACATCGCCACCAATGCCCCTCACGGTCCGTTCGACGATGTACCAAACGAACTCTATGAGGAATACAAACAGGTCGATTTCTCGCCGATTTTGGTGAACGATCTTCCCGCCAAAAGACGCAGCGCCGAGTTTGACAAACTGGCTCGGATCTCCGCGATGATCACCAACATCGATGAAAACGTCGGCAAACTTTTCGCATCACTCGACAAACTCGGAATTCGCGAAAATACGATTGTGCTTTACCTCAATGACAACGGTCCCAATTCGCGTCGCTTTGTCGGCAACATGCGAGGCAACAAAACACAGGTGGATGACGGCGGCATTCGTTCTCCATTGTTGTTTCATTGGCCTGCGAAAATCGATGCAAGCGACACCACGGATGTGATGCTGGCTCACATCGATTTGATGCCGACGTTGCTCGATGCTTGTGGAGTCGCGGTTCCGGAATCGCCCGCACTCGATGGCAAGAGTTTCCTGCCACTGCTGACCGGCGAAATGGACGACTCCCAGTGGGAAACGCGATCGATTGCCTTTCAAACTCACCGAGGCAACGTTCCTCAGAAATTCCATCATTTCGCGATGCACGAACATCCTTGGAAACTGGTTCATCCCAGTGGCTTTGGCAAAGAACGTTTTGAGGGCGAGCCCAAACTTGAACTGTATAACCTGGAAGAGGATCCCAAGCAGCAAAATGATCTTGCTGACAAACATCCTGAGATCGTTCAGCGGCTCAAAGAGGCTTATTCCAAGTGGTTCGATGATGTTTCCTCGACTCGTCCTGACAACTACGCACCACCTCGGATCGTCATCGGCACCGAGCATGAACCGCAAACGGTTTTGACACGGCAAGATTGGCGGCACTCCAGCGGCCGTCCCTGGGCGAAGAACTCCACTGGCTTCTGGTTGTTGGACGCTCCGGAAGAGAAACGCTACGAGATCGAATTGATCCTGACCGACAAAGATCATCGTGGAGGAACCGCAACACTTCACTTGAATGATGAGACGCACACATTCGATGTCGCACCGGGCGAACGGCGTGGTCATTTCTTGGAAGCAACGATTCCGGCGGGGCCGCATACTCTCTCGGTGACCTTGTCCGATTCCATCAGCGCTGGCGTCCATCAAGTCTTCCTGACGACGCGGGATTAA
- a CDS encoding alpha/beta hydrolase family protein produces MTIACTKHGGQWGGSLKDSIVIDVPHGLVVKRQRFVSAMFGSDKIRSQHDLTCQQRATLMIQTFCFLLTLNVVGPPVVEDLNVLDSGNPNGPTWIDWSDPGLMLVHHLNDMTRECLASREDEVGKLKTAEEWKARQLKVRQTLDQILGPWPDRSPLNPRVTGTLQKDGYRVEKIVFESMPNFYVTGALFIPEGHKEPGPAILKVIGHSAQAFRRDLYQNVILNLVHKGFVVFAIDPLGQGERLQYFDPKTGKSTVGSATREHSHAGVQCFLTGRSIARYFIWDGIRAIDYLTTRPEVDPNRIGVTGLSGGGTQSSYIGAVDERVLAVAPTGFITSISRLLGSIGPQDAEQVFYHGPMLGIDHADLLEVRAPKPTLQVTTTRDFFSIQGARETAAEVHRAFQILGHPERFDQVEDDFGHGFTKQNNESTYEFFQTFLELPGDAEEQPHPFLTEAELTVTETGQVSTAFESENVFSINRREAKPLLERLEESRRDLDQHLPQVLSEATRLSGYRNPEAAVAPVFRGQYQREGYRVEKWGVPGEGETIIPTLVFAPDEPGTRPAIIYVHGEGKTTDAAAGGKIEELVRRGYVVAAPDLLGYGETTYKFRQGHSPVQPFFNALMSGRSVAGINAGDAVRVMNFLQNRDDVKPDQIGAIAIGDVGPALLHATAMEQQIQWLVLVDSLLDYQSIVNHELYDVNANSLVAGALTAYDLPDLLASITPRRVAVVQLRTHQQETATSNQIASSLGFVQQHAKDRLRVETEATDLLELVQWCVAP; encoded by the coding sequence ATGACGATCGCTTGCACGAAACACGGTGGGCAGTGGGGAGGGAGTCTCAAGGACAGCATTGTAATTGACGTTCCGCATGGATTGGTCGTCAAGCGGCAGCGATTCGTTTCTGCGATGTTCGGTTCTGATAAAATTCGTTCGCAACACGATTTGACCTGCCAACAGCGAGCCACCTTGATGATCCAAACATTCTGTTTTTTGCTGACACTCAATGTTGTTGGCCCGCCCGTCGTGGAGGATCTGAACGTTCTGGACAGCGGCAACCCCAACGGTCCGACTTGGATCGATTGGAGCGACCCGGGTTTGATGCTGGTGCACCATCTCAATGACATGACCCGCGAATGTTTGGCATCGCGTGAAGACGAAGTTGGCAAACTGAAAACAGCGGAGGAATGGAAGGCTCGCCAGCTCAAGGTTCGGCAGACGCTTGATCAAATCCTCGGACCTTGGCCCGATCGATCGCCACTGAATCCTCGAGTCACAGGCACACTGCAGAAAGACGGCTACCGAGTTGAAAAGATCGTCTTTGAGTCGATGCCCAATTTTTACGTGACGGGAGCACTCTTCATTCCGGAAGGACACAAGGAGCCTGGCCCCGCCATCCTGAAAGTCATCGGACACTCTGCGCAAGCGTTCCGGAGAGACCTTTACCAGAACGTCATCTTGAACCTGGTCCATAAAGGGTTTGTGGTCTTCGCGATCGATCCGCTAGGACAAGGCGAACGGCTGCAATACTTTGATCCTAAGACCGGGAAGTCGACGGTCGGTTCCGCCACCAGAGAACACTCGCACGCAGGCGTGCAGTGTTTCTTGACGGGACGATCGATTGCTCGCTACTTCATTTGGGATGGCATCCGTGCGATCGACTACCTGACAACTCGGCCCGAAGTCGATCCCAATCGCATCGGTGTCACGGGATTGTCGGGAGGTGGCACGCAAAGCAGTTACATCGGGGCGGTGGACGAACGGGTTCTCGCCGTCGCACCGACCGGATTCATCACCAGCATCAGTCGCCTGTTGGGATCGATCGGGCCACAAGATGCCGAGCAAGTCTTCTACCACGGGCCGATGCTGGGAATCGATCATGCGGACTTGCTGGAAGTCCGGGCTCCCAAACCGACGTTGCAAGTCACCACGACGCGAGACTTCTTCAGTATTCAGGGGGCTCGTGAAACGGCCGCCGAAGTGCATCGTGCCTTTCAAATCCTTGGTCATCCCGAGCGGTTTGATCAAGTGGAAGATGACTTCGGACACGGATTCACGAAGCAGAACAACGAATCCACCTACGAGTTCTTCCAGACGTTTTTGGAATTGCCAGGAGACGCGGAAGAGCAGCCCCACCCGTTTTTGACCGAAGCGGAATTGACCGTCACGGAAACCGGTCAGGTTTCCACAGCGTTCGAAAGTGAGAACGTTTTCAGCATCAATCGGCGGGAGGCCAAACCGCTGCTGGAGAGACTGGAAGAGAGCCGGCGAGATTTGGACCAGCATCTTCCGCAGGTGTTGAGCGAAGCGACAAGGTTGTCCGGCTATCGCAACCCCGAGGCGGCAGTGGCTCCGGTCTTCCGCGGCCAATACCAACGCGAAGGTTACCGGGTTGAGAAATGGGGAGTGCCGGGTGAAGGCGAAACCATCATTCCGACGTTGGTGTTTGCTCCCGATGAACCCGGCACTCGACCGGCCATCATCTACGTGCACGGCGAGGGCAAGACGACGGATGCCGCTGCGGGTGGAAAGATCGAAGAATTGGTGCGACGCGGGTACGTGGTCGCGGCACCGGACCTGCTCGGATACGGCGAGACAACGTACAAGTTCCGGCAAGGGCACTCTCCCGTGCAACCATTTTTCAATGCGTTGATGTCAGGACGAAGCGTGGCGGGAATCAACGCGGGAGACGCCGTTCGTGTCATGAATTTTTTGCAGAACCGAGACGATGTAAAACCAGACCAGATCGGTGCCATCGCGATTGGCGATGTTGGGCCAGCCTTGTTACACGCGACTGCGATGGAACAGCAAATCCAGTGGTTGGTGCTCGTCGACTCTCTGCTCGACTACCAGAGCATCGTCAATCATGAACTGTATGACGTGAACGCCAACTCGTTGGTCGCTGGAGCTTTGACCGCCTACGACTTGCCCGATTTACTGGCGAGCATCACGCCACGACGCGTCGCGGTTGTGCAGCTGCGAACGCACCAGCAAGAAACGGCCACAAGCAATCAGATCGCATCATCACTGGGCTTCGTCCAGCAACACGCGAAAGATCGGTTGCGTGTTGAAACGGAGGCAACCGATCTTTTGGAATTGGTCCAATGGTGTGTCGCTCCCTGA
- a CDS encoding PQQ-binding-like beta-propeller repeat protein translates to MQAIVMTRLILNSLCVAVFLASLTNAAPRGFAQWPDRHGPNLNGVVADADAEQLPIHWTDTKNVAWKAPLHDEGHSTPVISDGKVWLTTATKDGKQQFVIAIDEQTGEILHDKLLFENEEVEELGGARGFNNYAAPSCVLGPGAVYVHFGSYGTAKLDAKTAEVIWQRRDLPCQHFRGPGSSPVLYDDKLVLTFDGVDQQYTTALDAETGKALWRTDRSTDYEDLGDDGKPLRDGDMRKAYCTPAIVQVGEQTQVLSVGARAMQSYDLETGKELWTLRHNSYNAGIRPLWLPEKKLAIINTGSRGAQLVAVRLDESTQGDVTDSHVEWVRERGNPRFAKPIEHNGLIFQVTDNGVLSCIDVNNGEELWKKRISGDYLASPILAGDRLYFFNQSGLGTVVKAQREPEIIATNDVPGMATSACPAVSNSAIFVRGKEFLFKIQAP, encoded by the coding sequence GTGCAAGCGATCGTCATGACTCGATTGATTTTGAACTCTCTATGCGTCGCCGTTTTCCTCGCGTCGTTGACCAATGCTGCACCGCGTGGATTTGCGCAGTGGCCGGATCGACATGGGCCGAATCTCAACGGCGTGGTCGCTGACGCTGATGCCGAGCAACTGCCGATTCACTGGACGGATACCAAGAACGTTGCCTGGAAGGCTCCTTTGCACGATGAAGGTCACTCGACGCCAGTGATCAGCGACGGAAAGGTTTGGCTGACGACAGCAACCAAGGATGGAAAGCAGCAATTTGTCATCGCGATCGATGAGCAAACTGGCGAGATCCTTCACGACAAATTGCTGTTTGAAAACGAGGAAGTCGAAGAACTCGGCGGTGCTCGCGGATTCAACAACTACGCGGCACCAAGTTGTGTGCTGGGACCAGGGGCCGTTTACGTTCACTTCGGCAGCTATGGAACCGCGAAGCTGGATGCGAAGACTGCTGAAGTGATTTGGCAACGACGCGATTTGCCGTGCCAGCATTTTCGAGGACCAGGTTCCTCGCCTGTTTTGTACGACGACAAGTTGGTGCTGACCTTTGACGGCGTTGACCAGCAATACACCACTGCACTCGATGCCGAAACCGGCAAGGCTCTCTGGCGAACCGATCGCAGCACCGACTACGAAGACCTGGGTGACGACGGAAAACCACTGCGTGACGGGGATATGCGGAAAGCCTACTGCACACCCGCGATCGTCCAAGTTGGCGAGCAAACGCAAGTTCTCTCCGTCGGTGCTCGAGCGATGCAGAGCTACGATCTTGAAACCGGCAAAGAACTTTGGACGCTGCGACACAACAGCTACAACGCTGGCATTCGGCCGCTGTGGTTGCCAGAAAAGAAGCTCGCGATCATCAACACTGGTTCCCGTGGTGCACAGCTTGTCGCGGTTCGCCTAGACGAGTCCACCCAAGGCGACGTCACCGACTCGCACGTCGAATGGGTGCGTGAACGCGGCAACCCTCGTTTCGCCAAACCGATCGAGCACAACGGACTGATCTTCCAAGTCACCGACAACGGTGTGTTGTCGTGCATTGATGTGAACAACGGTGAGGAACTTTGGAAGAAACGTATTTCCGGCGACTACTTGGCGTCGCCGATTCTCGCTGGCGATCGGTTGTACTTCTTCAATCAAAGTGGACTCGGAACAGTCGTGAAGGCTCAGCGAGAACCCGAGATCATCGCGACCAACGACGTGCCAGGGATGGCGACCTCCGCATGCCCTGCCGTCTCCAACAGCGCAATCTTCGTTCGTGGAAAAGAGTTCCTGTTCAAGATCCAAGCCCCCTGA
- the ltrA gene encoding group II intron reverse transcriptase/maturase, whose product MPAKRKSKDYIPVTVPFSAESPSAKASRAGEPEKKSAIEISSWANRSVWTDRMLNALSVGVRGGKWHALIDKVYRELNLFVSARKVVGKKGAAGVDRQSTEDFSEQEIAEIKQLYEQLRTDTYRPQAVRRVQIPKPGSKQTRPLGIPTVRDRVVQTALVNVIEPIFDNEFHERSFGFRHGRSCHDALRVVEGLLETGHVFVVDADLQGYFDTIPKDRLLALVSEKISDRRVLDLVKLFLDQSVLEELREWTPESGVPQGAVLSPLLSNLYLNELDHRMADLGYEMVRYADDFVILCRSQEQAELALEEVKRFVCEAGLTLHPEKTHIVDSRVKSFDFLGYSFRGKLRFPRAKSHQKMVDTIRRLTPRKSGQSMEATIAQINRVTVGWFSYFRHCTWNIFDKYDGMVRKRLRRQLLKRHRRNPKRLCRTHRWPNAYFSERGYRSLRLAHSAYVQSLDGTH is encoded by the coding sequence ATGCCAGCGAAACGTAAATCGAAAGACTACATCCCGGTGACAGTGCCGTTTTCGGCGGAATCCCCGTCGGCCAAGGCTAGCCGTGCTGGAGAACCTGAGAAGAAGTCAGCAATTGAGATTTCTTCGTGGGCGAATCGCAGTGTCTGGACGGATCGTATGTTGAACGCACTGTCCGTAGGAGTGCGAGGAGGTAAATGGCATGCCTTGATTGACAAGGTGTACCGTGAGCTGAACCTGTTCGTGTCGGCCCGCAAGGTTGTCGGCAAGAAGGGAGCAGCGGGAGTGGATCGGCAAAGCACCGAGGATTTCAGCGAACAGGAGATCGCTGAGATCAAGCAACTGTATGAACAGTTGCGAACCGACACCTATCGCCCACAGGCGGTACGTCGGGTGCAAATTCCCAAACCGGGCAGCAAACAAACGCGGCCTTTGGGAATTCCAACGGTTCGAGACCGCGTCGTGCAAACGGCATTGGTCAACGTCATCGAACCGATCTTCGACAACGAGTTCCATGAAAGAAGCTTCGGCTTCCGCCATGGCCGCAGCTGTCATGATGCACTGCGAGTGGTCGAAGGGTTACTGGAGACCGGTCATGTCTTTGTGGTCGATGCTGACCTGCAAGGTTACTTCGACACGATTCCGAAAGACCGCTTGCTGGCTTTGGTCAGCGAGAAGATTTCGGATCGCCGGGTATTGGATCTGGTGAAGCTATTCTTGGACCAATCGGTCCTGGAGGAACTTCGCGAGTGGACGCCTGAGAGTGGCGTGCCGCAAGGGGCTGTGCTTTCCCCGCTGTTATCCAATCTGTACCTCAACGAGCTGGACCACCGGATGGCCGATCTGGGCTATGAAATGGTTCGCTACGCTGACGACTTTGTGATCCTGTGTCGTAGTCAGGAGCAAGCGGAGTTGGCCCTTGAGGAAGTCAAACGCTTCGTCTGTGAAGCCGGTTTGACGTTGCACCCCGAGAAGACGCACATCGTTGACAGTCGGGTCAAGAGTTTTGACTTTCTTGGGTACTCGTTCCGCGGGAAGCTCCGGTTTCCTCGCGCGAAGAGTCACCAGAAGATGGTCGACACGATTCGACGGTTAACGCCCCGGAAGAGCGGCCAATCCATGGAAGCGACGATCGCACAGATCAATCGCGTGACGGTGGGTTGGTTCAGTTACTTTCGTCACTGTACGTGGAACATCTTCGACAAGTACGACGGGATGGTCCGCAAACGACTGCGACGTCAGCTCTTGAAGCGTCATCGACGCAACCCCAAGCGGCTCTGTCGCACTCATCGTTGGCCCAATGCCTACTTCAGCGAGCGAGGTTATCGAAGTCTGCGTTTAGCCCACTCAGCTTACGTTCAATCCCTCGACGGGACCCACTGA
- the aroH gene encoding chorismate mutase, with protein MTMCRGVRGATTVEQDDREEILKATTQLLALMIRRNEIDSADLASATFTVTKDLHSEFPALAARQLGWLEVPLLCGYEVSVEGSLPQCIRVLLHWNTTKSQSEIQHVYIRDAVKLRPDLSKVPAVDIEELERWIAEHLKED; from the coding sequence ATGACCATGTGCCGGGGAGTTCGCGGGGCCACCACCGTCGAGCAGGATGACCGCGAAGAGATTCTCAAAGCAACGACGCAGTTGCTGGCGCTGATGATCCGCCGCAACGAGATTGATTCCGCCGATTTGGCCAGCGCGACGTTCACCGTCACCAAGGATTTGCACAGTGAGTTTCCGGCTCTCGCGGCACGCCAGCTCGGTTGGCTCGAAGTCCCGTTGCTGTGCGGTTACGAAGTTTCGGTCGAAGGCTCGCTGCCGCAGTGCATCCGAGTGCTGCTGCATTGGAACACGACCAAGTCTCAATCTGAAATTCAGCACGTCTACATTCGTGACGCGGTAAAGCTGCGTCCGGACTTGTCGAAGGTCCCTGCGGTGGACATCGAGGAATTGGAACGATGGATCGCGGAACACCTCAAAGAGGACTGA
- a CDS encoding sigma 54-interacting transcriptional regulator, translating to MVAYLAIQDGNEKGTQFPLDPERPMHIGRAAGCEIMLTDPNSSRFHAVIYFEDHNWQLRDTESRNGTLVNGKKVSTARLNNDTQVVIGKTIMQMINLDEDSMSEDALSQTVYEELESYRTRQPDRVREPGQLVDHPDDLLDLYQLSLSLLGGKRADEVINTTLELLLDRTASETVTLVADLGDGRWKIRRQFPKESQPIKVDRARLRHICSEQKPFVSDHPENNGKSGNDACMIVPILDGVTPLGALVLHRSGAPYDERLLDLTVGAGSLLTKGIAQSTLTENLRLENQRIADRNADQGELIGSSKSMLRLKERISRVGAANGSVLVRGESGSGKELVARAVHRSSTRTDRPMLTVNCAAIPRDLLESQLFGHKKGSFTGADNDHDGLFQQANEGTLFLDEIGELSLEGQAKLLRILEGHPFLPVGATKQVSVDVRVIAATNRDLTEFVRDGRFREDLYYRLSVFELAVPPLRERGEDIDILIDHFLDHFLRQHGRPKLSLGDSARQRMRNYAWPGNVRQLRNVIDSAVVMADEPMIQEDDLGLRDAGLTQIDTLRIDVWEKRLIEKALNRCDGSVPEAAKLLGISRATAYRKITEYEIER from the coding sequence ATGGTCGCCTACCTCGCCATCCAAGACGGCAACGAAAAGGGAACCCAATTCCCTCTGGACCCTGAACGCCCGATGCACATCGGCCGCGCCGCAGGATGTGAAATCATGCTGACGGATCCCAACAGCAGTCGCTTTCATGCGGTGATTTATTTTGAAGACCACAACTGGCAACTTCGTGACACCGAGAGTCGCAACGGAACACTGGTCAACGGCAAGAAAGTCAGCACCGCACGGCTGAACAATGACACCCAAGTCGTCATCGGAAAGACGATCATGCAAATGATCAATCTGGATGAGGACTCGATGAGCGAAGACGCACTGTCGCAAACCGTCTACGAGGAACTTGAGTCCTACCGAACTCGCCAACCCGATCGAGTTCGCGAACCAGGACAACTGGTCGATCACCCGGACGATCTGCTGGACCTGTACCAACTCAGCCTTTCATTGTTGGGTGGCAAGCGAGCCGACGAAGTCATCAACACGACGCTTGAGCTGCTGCTTGATCGCACCGCGTCGGAAACCGTGACACTCGTTGCTGACTTGGGAGACGGACGCTGGAAGATTCGCCGGCAATTCCCGAAGGAATCTCAACCGATCAAAGTCGACCGAGCTCGCCTTCGCCACATCTGCAGCGAACAAAAACCGTTTGTCAGTGACCATCCCGAGAACAACGGCAAATCTGGCAATGACGCCTGCATGATCGTTCCGATCCTCGATGGCGTGACGCCTTTGGGAGCCTTGGTGCTGCATCGCAGTGGTGCACCCTATGACGAACGATTGCTGGATCTCACAGTTGGCGCCGGCAGCTTGCTAACCAAGGGGATCGCTCAATCAACGCTGACCGAAAACCTGCGTTTGGAAAACCAACGCATCGCCGATCGCAACGCCGACCAAGGCGAACTGATCGGCAGCAGCAAATCCATGTTGCGTCTCAAAGAACGAATCTCCCGAGTGGGCGCTGCGAACGGTTCGGTGCTGGTCCGTGGCGAGAGCGGGTCGGGCAAAGAGCTGGTCGCCCGCGCCGTCCATCGATCGTCGACCCGAACCGATCGCCCAATGTTGACGGTCAACTGTGCCGCGATTCCGCGTGACTTGCTGGAAAGCCAACTGTTTGGTCACAAGAAAGGCTCGTTCACCGGCGCGGACAACGACCACGATGGTCTGTTTCAACAAGCCAATGAGGGAACGCTGTTTCTCGATGAAATCGGTGAATTAAGCCTCGAAGGTCAAGCCAAACTGCTTCGGATTTTGGAAGGTCACCCGTTCCTTCCGGTCGGGGCAACCAAACAAGTCAGCGTCGATGTTCGCGTGATCGCGGCCACTAACCGAGACCTGACCGAGTTCGTTCGCGACGGCCGTTTTCGCGAAGACCTTTACTATCGTCTCAGCGTGTTCGAATTGGCGGTGCCACCGCTTCGAGAACGAGGCGAAGACATCGACATTCTGATCGATCACTTCCTGGATCATTTCCTTCGTCAACATGGACGGCCCAAGTTATCGCTCGGCGATTCCGCTCGACAGCGGATGCGGAATTACGCGTGGCCGGGCAACGTTCGTCAACTTCGCAACGTGATCGACAGTGCCGTGGTGATGGCGGACGAGCCCATGATTCAAGAAGACGATCTCGGTCTTCGTGACGCGGGCCTGACTCAGATTGACACGCTGCGAATCGATGTCTGGGAAAAACGCTTGATTGAAAAGGCGCTCAATCGATGCGACGGCAGCGTCCCCGAAGCCGCGAAATTGCTAGGCATCAGCCGAGCGACCGCTTACCGCAAGATCACCGAATATGAGATCGAACGATGA
- a CDS encoding tellurite resistance TerB family protein: MSDSSSAPDPMESKSKDVVVSDHDRISAQRKQHLRNLVVMAFADGSLSHREVQLVAERCEELGLHESELEAALAFGISDSAKLQLPTEPDVRESLLKDLIRMMAADGQFVEAEKRLFALAAAKMGLTGQRLQTLIQSVQLELGRTP, from the coding sequence ATGAGCGATTCATCTTCTGCTCCGGACCCGATGGAATCTAAGTCAAAGGATGTAGTCGTTTCCGATCACGATCGAATCTCTGCCCAGCGAAAGCAACACCTTCGCAATTTGGTCGTGATGGCGTTTGCCGATGGATCACTCAGCCACCGCGAAGTCCAACTGGTCGCCGAGCGTTGCGAAGAACTTGGATTGCACGAATCTGAACTGGAGGCCGCCTTGGCGTTCGGGATCAGCGACAGTGCCAAACTTCAACTGCCCACCGAGCCCGATGTCCGCGAGTCATTGCTGAAAGATTTGATCCGAATGATGGCCGCCGACGGTCAATTCGTCGAAGCCGAAAAGAGACTGTTTGCTTTGGCGGCTGCCAAGATGGGACTGACCGGGCAACGACTGCAAACCTTGATTCAATCCGTCCAGCTCGAACTGGGTCGCACTCCGTGA